AACAAGGCCATTCAGGCTGCCAAGATGATGTTTGCCAGAGCAACCAAGATGTTTATAGAGTACTTCCGTAGCTGCTGTGTGTGTGTTGGTTGATTTCGCAGGCATTTAGTTACAGCATAACATATTGAAACTGCAGCATTTAACAAAACAACGCACAAATATGACAAACCCTCTGCAAGAGGACAGCCAGCTGCTGGAAAGAAAAAGGAGAGACGCTGCCTCCGCCATGAAAGAAGACAACAGTGCTTTTTCAGAGGTAAAAAGATAAAAGACGACAATATAAACATTCCAACCCAATAGGGagcaatgataataataacacgAGTTCACGACAGAATTCGGTTGGCCCATCATAACTAAAGCTAGTACTCCCATTTCTTCAGCTCCATGCCGTCAGGAGGGCTGCCCTCCACTTTCTTTGAACCCACATCTTTCCAATTTGTGGACAGCACCGTCCCATTTGACTCCACCTGTTTCATTATAACAGCACAGCACatccattgcatttaaaataTAACATATGATCAATTTTACAAAAATCCAGTGACTGGTGATCTAACTGAAAATACTTTCACTATAGCGCCAACACTAAAGAAAGGAGGAGAAGAGCCGATCATCCCCATGTTTGGTCATTTGAGATCCCAGTGGGAATCCTTTTTTTATCTCAGAAAAAAATGTTTCTACTTCTAGGCTTCATGTGTAAacatattaaataattaaatgcaaaataaaacaaaaacataaataacattGAATACGTTAGATCATTAAATATCAATTATACAAAAAAAAGAATtagatattaaaaattaaataaatctaaTTTATATATGGGCATTGAAAATTATAAACATAAAATAATTCACAATAAGTGAGTAAAGTATAATAAGAATAAAtccacataataaaataatacatcacataaatcaaataataaatataataatgataacaatctgtgtttttcattttagttttgcAACACTAATAGATGGCAAGGTGGCCATTTTCCCTCTCTTCATCTGCCAATCtcgctttattttattttatttttgatgcATGTGAATCATTTGTTCAACTGGTTGAAACAATTTATGCATTCCAATTCTAAATCAAACATGCAAATGGCATTCCTTGTTATTCAGGTCTTCGAACCAATCTGAAATAATATCGCACGGTTATTCTGTTTCAGTAGTGTGATTTCTATGCAAATGATTCAAAATCAGTACTTGGGACCCCTGCATCCAACATAGCCTATGAAATGACTAAAACTAGTAAGTAAAAACTTAAGCCCTTCAAACACTACAAGCAAAGGAGAATGCATTCGGGGGATTTTTATGtcattaaaaacaaaacaaaagatggCTCGTACAAAAAATTTGCTCATGGCTCTTCTCATGTCATCATCTGCATTTTGATAAATGTCTCGGAACAGCTTGTTGACAGCTGCATCACCATCTAGCTTTTCATCTTTTTCCTGAAATTCAAATCAGCATAAAGTCAAATCACTTGACCAAAACAAAGACAAGCTTCAAAGTAAGAATACATagccattttttatttattttagtaaaTTCTCCACTTAGTGGCGAGCCTAAATAAAAGGAATGAACTTTCCAACATATAGGCACTGAGTTGCTGTAAGACCTCTTTCTTCACTAGAGCTTCCAACTTTTCCCAATCTTTGGCTCTTGCTTTTGAAGATGGATACGTAGGCCTGCAGGATCCAACTGCAAACTCATAAAAAGAGAAGAAAGTTGATCAGCAATCAGCATGCAAGAAAACTTTCCGGGCATAATAGAGAGATTATTTACACCAGACAGATGATAGTGCGATATTGTATCCATTCTGAGAAACATGATACTCAAGAAACAATAGTAATTTCTTGTTTTAAATGCAGACTGGCTACATATACAGTGACTAACCTGATGACACATTTACTAATTGCAGAGCAGTAAGTTTCTTGCTGAATTCCAGAGATGTCCAATGAAAAGCTTCAGCTTTTACAAGGTGGATTTCAACTTTGGTTGATAATACTTCATACCTACACTTATCAGGTATTATCTGCTCTTCCACAAAAACAACCATAGAAAGCAAAATCAATGCGCAACCAAATCAAAACCCAGTGATGTGCAGTGGAATTTTGATGGTAAAGGAAAACACCAGTACTCGGCAATTTTTGTGGGAGGAATTAAGGAAAGTACAAAACATTTTGATCAGATTAACAAGAAACTCACAGATATATATCAGCAGATTCcaaaacaaggaaaaaaaaaaaaaggtgggctGGGGAAGAAGCCAATACACTAGACAAAATTTAATAGGATGCTGCAATTCTATAAATGAGATTTTTTTTGCCTAAATGGCCAAGAAAATTTCTGAAGTCATTCTAGAGCAAGTCTTTCCATAGAAAGAGAAATCAAGGAAAGATTAACATTAAGTAGCAAAGTACTACAtcaatgcacaacggaataatgAGGATAGCCATAAATTTTGCATGAGCAGCCATGTAATCAGTGCAGAACTAACcatgtaatatttgaaaaaatttacATTCATATAAAGTAAAATCCTTTCAAAAAGCAATTCTTTAGTACGACAGTCCATCAGTACCTTTGCAAATAATCGAGTCTGAAAATGATAAACATTTTCACCAAGGACATTAATGGCTACACTTAGCTGCAAGATAAAAATTTATCACAATTACTTATCCCCTCAGTAAAAAATATATTACAATTACTTATCCCCTAAGCTTCCCCCAAGAAGAATTGGAGAACCAGCTGAGATCTTGAAGCAGAAAGGTGTTTAAATGGCAAATGAAAGCACTGTTATTTTTATTAGACGAGGGAACAAACATACTATTTGTTCACCGAAGTCAACGACTACATTTCTCGATGGAATTCCCTTTGCGAATACAGTTACTACAACTTCCTCTGGTTTCTGGTAGTACTCATGCCTGTCCAACCATGTTAGGAAAACAAATATAGATGAAAGGAAAGGAAGCCAACACAATGATATCTGTTGTGAATATGTAATAGGGTTATTACACACATGCAGCAAATTGAAACAAAAACAGACGAACTCTACAAAGCCCTAGCAAAAATCTCCACTGTACTGTCAACAAGAACTCCACAAAGTTTCAACCCTCGGCCCTTTCATATCAGGCATCATGAGCCCTCCATATGCAAAACCTTTCCCATCAGGGGTCACGAGCCAATGCAAAACCTTCCCCTTACAGATTTCAAGTGACACACCTTCTAAATGAGCCACAACTCAACCAATTACAACAGGTCATTGTTAGACTTCAAAAATATTAGCAATATCATAAAATTATGTGTAACTACATAAAAATAATAGTTGAGGCAACAACATGGCAGCATTTGTTCAACTTTTCCAGCTGCTGCTTAAGATCAAAATAAGGCTGGACCACTTGGATTGGTAATGTGttatcaaatgatatgtttataCCTTAACAAAGCACAAAATACAATGAggatcaaatgatatgtttataCTTCAAAACATCTATGAATAAAGTAAAACCATGACAAGAGATTTTCTTTCATGTGGCACCCTCTGGTGGTTAAGAGCACTGACGAGTGTAGTGCTGCAATTATTTACCCCTAGCTTCACAAGTTTAATTGAGGATCCCACAACAATTGTTCACTCTATGGGAGATAAATAATGTTACAAATAAACCCACATCATAAGCAACCACCCCAAGCCTTATATTTGTATCCAAAAGGACCTTTGTATTTCAAGGCCCACTCTTAGTCAAAAATCCACAATGAAAACAAGAACCTACAGAGCAGTCCACCTCAATCCAAATATCTCAGTCTGTCACTTGCAATTTTAGTTCCAATCATTAGCTCAAGAATGCAAGAACCAGACTTGGTCACTGTGGTCCTTGGTGGAGAGGATAGTGAAAAGGTAATGTGGTGACAATTGATCCTTCTCAAGGTGTGACAAAATCCTCTTTTCTGAGATTATAAGTTGTTAAAATCCCGAGTATCTTTGTGTATAATGGGTAAATTAGGAAAGAGTGTAAATGTAGgagattatatattattctgtagggaTTATTTCCTTATTAGATTAGGTGATTGTATTATAAGATTGTGATGTACACAATGTTAATGTACACAGAGTTGAATAGAATTTTTGTATTCtgctaacatggtatcagagatagggtttctcaaccttagctaactatggcCAGCTTTATCACCAACGGCACCGACAACAGTAGAGGGTTGACCCCTGCTGAAAATATCGATGGCGATTCGGAGATCACATCCGTTGGAGGTTTGAATGGGCTAGACAACACAACTTTTTCACTCGCAGTGgaaaaattaaatggaaaaaatttccgtgagtgggctcaatccataaaATTGGTAATCTAAGGGAAAGGAAGACTGGGTTATCTTACCGGCGAACGGAGGAAACCCGACTCCACCGAAGTTGTAgccttgcaaaaatggaggtccgaaaactccatggtcaccacttggctcgtcaactcgatgCAACCTTCAATCAGGAAAATCTACTTGTTCTTATCCACGGCGAAGGACGTCTGGGATGTAGTTCATGAGACGTATTCCGATGTCAAAAGTTACTCGCAGATTTTGAGATCAAGACCCGGTTGTGGCAAATGAGGCAAGGCGAGCGAGGCGTGactgagtatttcatggagatgacccatctctggcaggagcttGACCTGAGCATCGAAGAAGAATGGGAATGCTCCGGCGACAACGTACGATACAAAAAACGACTCGAAAACGAATGGGTCTTCGAGTTCTTGGCCGGCCTCAACCGAGATCTGGATGATGTGTGGGGACGAATTCTTGGCCGAAGACCTCTGCCATCAACCCGAGAGGTGTTCGCTAAAGTAAGGAGGGAGGAAAGCTGAAGACGCGTGATGCTGAAGCCACAGCCGGATCGTGTTGGGTTTGAAATACCAGCCCTAAATTCGGGTGGGTCGGACGTCTCGGCTCTGATTTCAAAAGGCCGGGGAGGATACGGAAAAAAATCACAAAGAGACAAATTATGGTGTGAGCACTGTCAAAAGCCAGGTCATTCAAAAGAAACCTGCTGGGAAATTCATGGAAAGCCTACAGATTGGAAACCGAGACATtaccaaaaaaatcgtgggtatcAGGCTACCACTGACAGTTCAACTGGAAAATTACAAGGTGAAAAAAACAATAATATCAGTCCAAGTAGTGCATTCAACCCTGAACAGTTGGATCAACTATATAAAATGATTACCTCcattcaaacatcgggtcagtcttccactggttctctagctcaccgaggtaattatttATCAGCCTTAAATACTATATGATGccacaaatcaccatggataattgactcgggtgcatctgatcatatgattggttcttatcaattgttttcatcctattcGCCATATGGTGGAAACCT
This window of the Malania oleifera isolate guangnan ecotype guangnan chromosome 6, ASM2987363v1, whole genome shotgun sequence genome carries:
- the LOC131157425 gene encoding protein SGT1 homolog B-like isoform X2; translated protein: MSCGLGCEAVVDANKAIELDPSLAKAYLRKGTACFKLEEYQTAKTALETGAALAGDDSRFTKLIKECNDHLAERTSGTHEEAGKRNSTSHEIEAMAPVKPKYRHEYYQKPEEVVVTVFAKGIPSRNVVVDFGEQILSVAINVLGENVYHFQTRLFAKIIPDKCRYEVLSTKVEIHLVKAEAFHWTSLEFSKKLTALQLVNVSSVGSCRPTYPSSKARAKDWEKLEALVKKEEKDEKLDGDAAVNKLFRDIYQNADDDMRRAMSKFFVESNGTVLSTNWKDVGSKKVEGSPPDGMELKKWEY
- the LOC131157425 gene encoding protein SGT1 homolog A-like isoform X1; the protein is MSCGLGCEAVVDANKAIELDPSLAKAYLRKGTACFKLEEYQTAKTALETGAALAGDDSRFTKLIKECNDHLAERTSGTHEEAGKRNSTSHEIEAMAPVKPKYRHEYYQKPEEVVVTVFAKGIPSRNVVVDFGEQILSVAINVLGENVYHFQTRLFAKIIPDKCRYEVLSTKVEIHLVKAEAFHWTSLEFSKKLTALQLVNVSSVGSCRPTYPSSKARAKDWEKLEALVKKEEKDEKLDGDAAVNKLFRDIYQNADDDMRRAMSKFFVRAIFCFVFNDIKIPRMHSPLLVVFEGLKFLLTSFSHFIGYVGCRGPKY
- the LOC131157425 gene encoding protein SGT1 homolog A-like isoform X3, which translates into the protein MIILQHNLEPASFLHQLSERTSGTHEEAGKRNSTSHEIEAMAPVKPKYRHEYYQKPEEVVVTVFAKGIPSRNVVVDFGEQILSVAINVLGENVYHFQTRLFAKIIPDKCRYEVLSTKVEIHLVKAEAFHWTSLEFSKKLTALQLVNVSSVGSCRPTYPSSKARAKDWEKLEALVKKEEKDEKLDGDAAVNKLFRDIYQNADDDMRRAMSKFFVRAIFCFVFNDIKIPRMHSPLLVVFEGLKFLLTSFSHFIGYVGCRGPKY